One part of the Flavobacterium johnsoniae UW101 genome encodes these proteins:
- a CDS encoding dipeptide epimerase, producing MKLILREYNLKLKHTFTISRESIDFQPSLIVELQSEGFSGFGEATSNPYYNITVPMMMQDLEKIRSIIEDTENETPDVFWAKIHPYLKNDMFALCALDLAYNDLYARKKGKKLYELWNYTTERNPMTDYTIGIASIDKMVSKMQELPWPIYKIKLGTKEDIEIVKELRKHTNAVFRIDANCGWGVEETINNSVELKKLGVEFLEQPMKADNWEGHKEVFKHSVLPVIADESCIIEEDVAKCFNHFHGVNVKLVKCGGLTPGKRMIEEAKKLGLRTMVGCMTESTVGISAIAHLLPQLDYVDMDGALLLAEDIATGVTIKDGVVSYSNLNGTGVTLL from the coding sequence ATGAAACTTATTTTAAGAGAATACAATCTCAAACTAAAACATACTTTTACCATTTCAAGAGAATCAATTGATTTTCAGCCTTCGCTGATTGTTGAACTTCAAAGTGAAGGATTTTCGGGTTTTGGAGAAGCTACATCAAACCCGTATTACAACATCACAGTTCCGATGATGATGCAGGATTTAGAAAAAATAAGAAGCATTATTGAAGATACAGAGAATGAAACACCCGATGTATTTTGGGCTAAAATTCATCCATATCTAAAAAATGATATGTTTGCTTTGTGCGCATTAGACCTTGCTTACAATGATTTGTATGCCCGCAAAAAAGGCAAAAAACTTTACGAATTATGGAACTATACAACCGAAAGAAATCCAATGACAGATTACACCATCGGAATTGCTTCTATCGATAAAATGGTTTCTAAAATGCAGGAGCTTCCCTGGCCGATATATAAAATCAAACTGGGAACTAAAGAAGATATAGAAATTGTAAAAGAGCTTCGAAAACACACGAATGCCGTTTTTAGAATCGATGCCAACTGCGGCTGGGGAGTTGAAGAAACCATCAATAATTCGGTTGAACTAAAAAAACTAGGTGTTGAATTTCTAGAACAGCCTATGAAAGCCGACAATTGGGAAGGTCATAAAGAAGTTTTTAAACATTCTGTTCTTCCTGTAATTGCAGACGAAAGCTGTATTATTGAAGAAGATGTAGCAAAATGTTTCAATCATTTTCATGGTGTGAATGTAAAACTCGTAAAATGCGGCGGTTTAACACCTGGAAAACGTATGATTGAAGAAGCAAAAAAACTAGGATTAAGAACAATGGTGGGCTGTATGACCGAATCTACTGTCGGAATTTCTGCCATTGCTCACTTACTGCCTCAATTGGATTATGTAGATATGGACGGCGCGTTACTTTTGGCAGAAGATATTGCAACGGGCGTAACCATAAAAGACGGTGTTGTAAGTTATTCTAATTTAAACGGAACGGGAGTTACACTGCTGTAA
- the uvrB gene encoding excinuclease ABC subunit UvrB, producing MSFQVTSDYSPKGDQPQAIQKLAQGVVDGEKYQTLLGVTGSGKTFTVANVIQEVQRPTLVLAHNKTLAAQLYSEFKQFFPNNAVEYFVSYYDYYQPEAFMPVTGVFIEKDLSINEELEKMRLSTTSSLLSGRRDVLVVASVSCLYGIGNPVEFKKNVIEITRDQVISRTKLLHSLVQSLYARTEADFNPGTFRIKGDTVEIYPSYADDAYRVHFFGDEIEEIESFDAKTSQVIEKFKRLTIYPANMFVTSPEVLQGAIWEIQQDLVKQVDYFKEIGKHLEAKRLEERTNFDLEMIRELGYCSGIENYSRYLDGRQAGTRPFCLLDYFPSDYLMVVDESHVTVSQVHAMYGGDRSRKENLVEYGFRLPAAMDNRPLKFEEFEALQNQVIYVSATPADYELQKSDGIYVEQIIRPTGLLDPVIEVRPSLNQIDDLIEEIQVRCELDERVLVTTLTKRMAEELAKYLTKVSIRCRYIHSEVDTLERIEIMQDLRKGIFDVLIGVNLLREGLDLPEVSLVAILDADKEGFLRNHRSLTQTIGRAARNLNGKAIMYADKITASMQRTIDETNYRRTKQINFNVENNITPQALNKKIDSAFTKNPLVEYELGHTLPAAAEPETAYLSKADLEKLIREKRKSMEKAAKELDFMQAAKLRDDIKKLQEQLP from the coding sequence ATGAGTTTCCAAGTAACTTCAGATTATAGTCCAAAAGGAGATCAGCCTCAAGCCATACAAAAACTGGCGCAGGGTGTAGTCGACGGAGAAAAATATCAAACTTTATTAGGAGTTACAGGATCTGGTAAAACTTTTACTGTAGCAAATGTTATTCAGGAAGTACAGCGCCCTACACTGGTTTTGGCACACAACAAAACTTTGGCGGCGCAGCTGTATTCAGAATTCAAACAGTTTTTTCCAAATAATGCCGTTGAATACTTCGTTTCTTACTACGACTATTATCAGCCAGAAGCTTTTATGCCCGTAACGGGAGTTTTTATTGAAAAAGATTTATCTATCAATGAAGAGCTCGAAAAGATGCGTTTAAGCACTACTTCTTCCCTTCTTTCAGGACGTCGTGATGTTTTGGTTGTTGCATCGGTTTCTTGTTTATACGGTATTGGAAACCCTGTCGAATTTAAAAAGAATGTAATCGAAATTACCCGAGATCAGGTTATTTCAAGAACCAAATTACTTCACAGTCTGGTGCAGAGTTTATATGCCAGAACTGAAGCTGATTTTAATCCGGGAACTTTTAGAATTAAAGGTGATACAGTTGAAATCTATCCAAGTTATGCAGATGATGCTTACAGAGTTCACTTTTTTGGTGATGAAATCGAAGAAATAGAATCTTTTGACGCCAAGACTTCGCAGGTTATTGAAAAATTTAAAAGGCTGACTATTTACCCCGCCAATATGTTTGTGACTTCTCCAGAAGTTTTACAAGGTGCAATCTGGGAAATTCAGCAGGATTTAGTAAAACAAGTAGATTATTTTAAAGAAATAGGCAAACATTTAGAAGCCAAACGTCTGGAAGAAAGAACCAATTTCGATTTAGAAATGATTCGCGAATTAGGATATTGTTCCGGAATTGAAAATTACTCACGCTATCTTGACGGAAGACAAGCCGGAACCAGACCTTTCTGTCTTCTGGATTATTTTCCAAGTGATTATTTAATGGTTGTTGATGAAAGCCACGTAACCGTTTCCCAAGTTCATGCCATGTATGGAGGCGATCGCAGCCGTAAAGAAAATCTTGTTGAATATGGTTTTAGATTACCAGCTGCAATGGACAACCGACCTTTGAAATTTGAAGAGTTTGAAGCATTGCAAAATCAGGTAATTTACGTTTCTGCAACTCCTGCCGATTATGAACTACAAAAATCGGATGGTATTTATGTCGAACAGATTATTCGACCAACTGGACTGTTAGATCCAGTTATCGAAGTTCGTCCGAGTTTAAATCAAATTGATGATTTAATTGAGGAAATTCAGGTTCGATGCGAATTAGACGAAAGAGTTTTAGTAACTACTTTAACCAAAAGAATGGCCGAAGAATTAGCTAAATATCTAACAAAAGTCAGCATTCGCTGTCGTTACATCCATTCTGAAGTAGATACTTTAGAACGTATCGAAATCATGCAGGATTTACGAAAAGGTATTTTTGATGTTTTAATTGGTGTTAACTTACTTCGTGAAGGTTTAGATTTGCCGGAGGTTTCTCTTGTTGCTATTTTAGACGCTGATAAAGAAGGTTTCTTAAGAAATCATCGTTCTTTAACCCAAACTATTGGTCGTGCTGCACGTAACTTAAATGGTAAAGCAATTATGTATGCTGATAAAATTACAGCCAGTATGCAGAGAACAATTGACGAAACCAATTATCGCAGAACAAAACAAATTAATTTTAACGTTGAAAATAATATAACGCCTCAGGCTTTAAATAAAAAAATCGACAGCGCATTTACCAAAAATCCTTTGGTAGAATACGAATTAGGTCACACACTGCCTGCTGCAGCCGAACCGGAAACAGCTTATTTATCAAAAGCTGATCTGGAAAAACTAATTCGCGAGAAACGAAAATCTATGGAAAAAGCAGCAAAAGAATTAGACTTTATGCAGGCTGCCAAGCTTCGTGACGACATTAAAAAACTACAGGAACAATTACCTTAA
- a CDS encoding alpha/beta fold hydrolase has translation MLKLYSRLFIVLFLVTSCASKKAKFEDYVFKTKSEEQKYQTAYNKSLKLWEIPYTEEDVKTSFGTAHVIIAGPKNGKDLVLLHGMDASSTMWYPNIKVLAKNHRIYAIDFIMEPNKSHLTAKPLSSEDILVYYNEIFSYYKLKKFDIIGASRGGWIATLLATQKPNSIDKIVLLSPAQTFKFIDKVGKTTSALMLKLFPSEKKFGKTLSTFSTHPEKISPVYKRQFYLANKYAKSNSSMLKMHPFSDKELLLIQNPVLVIIGDKDVINSEESLERAQKYLANSKTKIIKDAGHFLTIDQPKITNDAVINFLE, from the coding sequence ATGCTAAAACTATATTCCCGCCTATTTATTGTATTATTCTTAGTCACAAGCTGCGCTTCCAAAAAAGCAAAATTTGAAGATTATGTTTTTAAAACTAAAAGCGAAGAACAAAAATACCAAACCGCTTATAACAAGTCCTTAAAACTTTGGGAAATTCCATATACTGAAGAAGATGTCAAAACCAGTTTTGGAACAGCTCATGTAATCATTGCAGGTCCAAAAAACGGAAAAGATTTAGTATTACTACATGGAATGGATGCCAGCTCTACAATGTGGTATCCAAACATTAAGGTTTTAGCCAAAAATCATCGCATTTATGCTATCGATTTTATAATGGAACCCAATAAATCGCACTTAACGGCAAAACCACTTTCATCAGAAGATATTCTGGTTTATTACAACGAAATTTTCAGCTATTACAAACTCAAGAAATTTGACATTATAGGCGCATCAAGAGGCGGCTGGATCGCAACCTTATTAGCCACTCAAAAACCAAATTCAATTGATAAAATTGTTCTATTGAGTCCGGCGCAGACATTCAAATTTATTGATAAAGTCGGCAAAACAACTTCTGCTTTAATGCTGAAACTTTTTCCTAGTGAAAAAAAATTCGGAAAAACACTTTCTACATTTTCAACTCATCCCGAAAAAATAAGTCCAGTTTATAAAAGACAATTTTATCTGGCCAATAAATATGCAAAATCAAACTCTAGTATGCTTAAAATGCATCCTTTTTCAGATAAAGAACTTTTATTAATACAAAATCCGGTTTTGGTTATAATTGGCGATAAAGACGTTATTAATTCAGAAGAAAGTTTAGAACGTGCACAAAAATATTTAGCAAACAGCAAAACAAAAATCATAAAAGATGCAGGGCATTTTTTAACAATCGATCAGCCTAAAATTACAAATGATGCCGTTATTAATTTTTTAGAATAG
- a CDS encoding type II toxin-antitoxin system RelE/ParE family toxin, which yields MEKEIIWSKTAQNQLEKIYFYLFKETKSRNIPNKVIDTIYNSVTILSTSWEIYELDEMKTSNDGTYRAYEVYSYRITYKITPKEIHILRIRHTSRNPKKV from the coding sequence ATGGAAAAAGAAATAATTTGGTCAAAAACTGCTCAAAATCAACTTGAAAAAATTTACTTCTATTTATTTAAAGAAACTAAAAGCAGAAATATTCCGAACAAAGTAATCGATACCATTTACAATTCTGTAACTATTTTAAGTACCAGCTGGGAAATTTATGAACTGGACGAAATGAAAACTTCTAATGATGGAACTTATCGTGCTTATGAAGTTTATAGTTATAGAATAACTTATAAAATTACACCTAAAGAGATTCACATATTAAGAATTCGACATACGAGTCGAAATCCTAAAAAAGTATAA
- the rlmF gene encoding 23S rRNA (adenine(1618)-N(6))-methyltransferase RlmF, whose translation MKAENNSQKDNLHPRNLHRSRYDFELLISNCPELKAFISINKHGIETVDFSNPLAVKTLNKALLQTYYDIQNWDIPKNYLCPPIPGRADYIHYLADLLAETNNGKIPEGNSVMGLDIGTGANLIYPILGNSIYNWSFVATDIYKTSIENASKIIEANPRLIDAVSLQQQTEPRFIFKNIIIPEDRFTFTMCNPPFHASAEEANKSTSRKVSNLNPKEKKNTNPVLNFGGQNAELWCNGGEIGFITQMIYESVKYASQVLWFTTLVSKKENLSSIYKTLKKVNAVSVKTIEMSQGQKNSRIVAWSFLNNTEQKSWKF comes from the coding sequence ATGAAAGCAGAAAACAATTCTCAAAAAGACAATTTACATCCTAGAAATCTTCATCGTTCCCGATATGATTTTGAACTTCTTATTTCTAATTGTCCCGAATTAAAGGCTTTTATTTCAATAAACAAACACGGAATCGAAACCGTTGATTTCAGTAATCCGCTTGCTGTAAAAACTTTAAATAAAGCTTTACTGCAAACTTATTATGATATTCAAAACTGGGATATTCCTAAAAATTACCTCTGCCCGCCCATTCCCGGACGCGCTGATTATATTCACTATCTAGCAGATTTATTAGCAGAAACAAATAATGGAAAAATTCCAGAAGGCAATTCTGTTATGGGACTTGATATAGGAACAGGTGCCAATTTAATCTATCCGATATTAGGAAATTCTATTTATAATTGGAGTTTTGTTGCAACAGACATTTACAAAACCTCGATTGAAAATGCCAGCAAAATTATCGAAGCAAACCCAAGATTAATTGATGCTGTAAGTTTACAACAGCAGACAGAACCTCGGTTTATTTTCAAAAACATTATAATTCCCGAAGATCGTTTTACATTCACTATGTGTAATCCGCCTTTTCATGCATCGGCAGAAGAAGCAAACAAAAGCACTTCCAGAAAAGTTTCGAATTTAAATCCAAAAGAAAAGAAAAACACAAATCCTGTTCTAAACTTTGGAGGTCAAAATGCAGAATTGTGGTGCAATGGAGGTGAAATTGGCTTCATTACACAAATGATTTATGAAAGTGTCAAATATGCTTCGCAAGTTTTGTGGTTTACAACATTGGTTTCTAAAAAAGAAAATCTTTCCTCTATATATAAAACCCTAAAAAAGGTAAATGCCGTTTCAGTTAAAACAATTGAAATGTCACAAGGACAGAAAAACAGCCGCATTGTGGCATGGAGCTTTTTAAACAATACGGAACAAAAGTCTTGGAAATTTTAA
- a CDS encoding thiamine diphosphokinase, with protein MSSHHIVRDDQEPALIIANGAACNPELLGQLLEWSPLVIVLDSAIERVIELGIKVDVLLGDFDRGFDPEVYKTSQYPIEIVHTPDQDKTDLEKAFDYLVKRKIPAVNVVWATGKRADHTITNLTNIVRYRDLIKIVILDDHSKIFLLPTKFEKWYTAKTPISLIPIGVVNGIYSTNLEYPLQNDTLTMGYRTGSSNSVEKDGLVTISHSNGDLLLMECFD; from the coding sequence ATGTCTTCACACCATATTGTACGCGACGATCAGGAACCTGCTTTAATAATTGCCAATGGAGCTGCCTGTAATCCCGAATTATTAGGCCAATTGCTAGAATGGTCTCCGCTTGTTATAGTGTTAGACTCTGCCATTGAAAGGGTAATTGAATTAGGAATTAAAGTCGATGTGCTTCTGGGAGATTTTGACCGCGGTTTCGATCCGGAAGTGTATAAAACTTCACAATATCCTATCGAAATTGTTCATACACCGGATCAGGACAAAACCGATTTAGAGAAAGCTTTTGATTATTTGGTTAAAAGAAAAATCCCTGCCGTAAATGTAGTCTGGGCAACAGGAAAACGTGCCGATCATACAATTACAAACCTTACGAATATTGTTCGTTACCGTGATTTAATAAAAATTGTAATTCTCGACGATCATTCTAAGATTTTCCTTCTTCCAACGAAATTTGAAAAATGGTATACAGCAAAAACACCTATTTCATTGATTCCAATTGGGGTTGTAAATGGTATTTATTCAACCAACTTAGAATATCCTCTGCAAAATGACACCTTAACCATGGGGTATAGAACCGGAAGCAGTAATTCTGTTGAAAAAGATGGTCTTGTTACTATTTCTCATTCAAATGGCGATTTACTGCTAATGGAATGTTTTGATTAA
- a CDS encoding RidA family protein, whose translation MKHLISLLLCVFTFQTKAQTFKNPDSLFNPTPYGFSHASSVKTPGELVYISGQSGGLGKEHILSPDFREQVQTALKNLTTILNSYQLKPENVMKITVLIVDHSSEKLKIWEEEIGRTWKTKPFPASTLIPVPRLALDNMQIEVDAVAFKVN comes from the coding sequence ATGAAACATTTAATTTCCCTTTTATTATGCGTTTTCACATTCCAGACAAAAGCGCAAACTTTTAAAAATCCTGATTCTTTATTTAATCCCACTCCTTATGGTTTCAGTCATGCATCTTCTGTAAAAACACCTGGAGAACTGGTTTATATTTCAGGTCAGAGCGGTGGTTTAGGCAAAGAACATATTTTAAGTCCAGACTTTAGAGAGCAAGTTCAAACGGCTTTAAAAAACCTGACAACGATTTTAAACAGTTATCAGCTAAAGCCAGAAAATGTGATGAAAATTACAGTTCTAATAGTCGATCATTCCTCAGAAAAACTAAAAATTTGGGAAGAAGAAATTGGCAGAACATGGAAAACCAAACCTTTTCCTGCCAGTACCTTAATCCCAGTTCCAAGATTAGCTCTCGACAATATGCAGATAGAAGTTGATGCAGTAGCTTTTAAAGTCAATTAA
- a CDS encoding DinB family protein → MLIETLKILFNRDLNKLKFEIESYEYENHIWDIEKNISNSGGNLCLHLIGNINTYIGAEIGKTGYIRNRPLEFSLKDVPRSELIQKIEDTILVVNNALDSLTEDDLTAVYSQIVFEKEMTTGFFLVHLAAHLGYHLGQINYHRRLLD, encoded by the coding sequence ATGTTAATCGAAACACTAAAAATACTTTTTAATAGAGATTTAAATAAATTGAAATTCGAAATTGAATCGTATGAATACGAAAACCACATTTGGGACATTGAAAAAAACATTTCTAATTCTGGCGGTAATCTTTGCCTGCATTTAATTGGAAACATCAATACTTACATTGGAGCCGAAATTGGAAAAACAGGATATATTAGAAACCGTCCTTTAGAATTTTCTCTAAAAGATGTGCCGAGATCAGAATTAATCCAAAAAATTGAAGACACCATTTTAGTTGTAAACAATGCACTGGATTCTTTAACCGAAGATGATTTAACGGCAGTTTATTCGCAGATTGTTTTTGAAAAAGAAATGACAACCGGATTTTTCTTAGTTCATCTTGCTGCACATTTAGGCTATCATTTAGGGCAGATAAATTATCACAGAAGACTTCTTGATTAA
- a CDS encoding GyrI-like domain-containing protein: MEARIETLSEKKLIGKHIEMSFIENKTFELWSSFMPSRKNIKNTIDDNLYSLEVYTLDHFDNFDPSKTFQKWAAVEVQNLDTIPENLETLIVPDGLYAVFVHYGPASEAHKTYHPIFTEWLPNSKYTVDNRPHFAVMDHKYKKDDPDSEEEIWIPIKNRD, encoded by the coding sequence ATGGAAGCTAGAATTGAGACTTTGAGCGAAAAAAAACTCATCGGAAAACATATTGAAATGTCTTTTATAGAAAATAAAACATTTGAATTATGGAGCAGTTTTATGCCCAGCCGTAAGAATATCAAAAATACTATTGACGATAATTTGTATTCGCTTGAGGTTTATACTTTAGATCATTTTGACAATTTTGATCCTTCTAAAACATTTCAAAAATGGGCCGCCGTTGAAGTCCAAAATTTAGATACTATTCCAGAAAACCTGGAAACTTTAATTGTTCCGGATGGCTTATATGCCGTTTTTGTTCATTACGGGCCAGCCTCAGAAGCGCACAAAACCTATCATCCTATTTTTACAGAATGGCTTCCAAATTCAAAATATACTGTTGATAACAGACCGCATTTTGCCGTAATGGATCATAAATACAAAAAAGATGATCCAGACTCTGAAGAAGAAATATGGATCCCTATAAAAAACAGAGATTGA
- a CDS encoding DUF4249 domain-containing protein, which translates to MKKVVLLIVLLSSSFFISCEDVVDVDLDTAPPKLVIEAAINWEKGTTGKQQVIKLTTTTGYFENTIPTVSGAVVYIKNSSGKQFNFIEIQKTGRYICNDFIPKINETYTLTVTSGGYTYTAAEILKSVAPITRIEQNNEGGFTGKDIEVRAYYNDPPDEDNFYLYKYLYSNKITSNYYVDEDKFFQGNEFFSVSDDDDLKPGDEIEITHIGISKQYYNYMSILVSIAGSNTGGPFQSPPATVKGNIINTTDKANYPLGYFSLSEKQTKKFTIQ; encoded by the coding sequence ATGAAAAAAGTAGTTTTATTAATCGTCTTACTTTCCTCATCTTTCTTCATTAGTTGTGAAGATGTTGTCGATGTTGATCTCGACACTGCACCTCCAAAACTAGTGATCGAAGCAGCAATAAATTGGGAGAAAGGAACAACGGGAAAACAACAGGTTATAAAATTAACAACAACAACTGGTTATTTCGAAAATACAATTCCAACAGTTTCCGGAGCAGTAGTTTATATAAAAAACAGCAGCGGCAAGCAGTTTAATTTTATTGAAATTCAAAAAACCGGCCGTTATATATGCAATGATTTTATTCCAAAAATTAACGAAACATACACCTTAACTGTAACCAGCGGCGGATATACTTATACTGCAGCAGAAATATTAAAATCTGTAGCGCCAATTACCAGAATTGAACAAAATAATGAAGGAGGATTTACCGGAAAAGATATCGAAGTAAGAGCGTATTATAATGATCCGCCAGATGAAGACAATTTCTATTTGTATAAATATCTATATTCTAACAAAATAACTTCGAATTATTATGTAGATGAAGATAAGTTTTTTCAGGGAAATGAATTTTTCAGCGTTTCAGATGATGATGATCTAAAACCTGGCGATGAAATTGAAATTACTCACATTGGCATTTCAAAACAATACTACAATTACATGAGCATTTTAGTAAGTATTGCCGGCAGTAATACCGGCGGACCGTTTCAATCTCCTCCTGCAACTGTAAAAGGAAATATTATCAATACAACAGACAAAGCAAATTATCCGTTAGGGTATTTTTCATTAAGCGAAAAACAAACAAAAAAATTCACAATACAATAG